In one window of uncultured Sphaerochaeta sp. DNA:
- the ssnA gene encoding putative aminohydrolase SsnA: MATTVIKQTRIMQTQPPFEVQEGVDIVIVDDVITKVGKGAAETIHADKVIDGRGKTVIPGNVCSHHHYYSGLSRGMLASAGPQTDFIQILKEWWWRIDRALDEEACYYSSLISSIDAIASGTTTCIDHHASPSYIAGSLDTIAKGMEEVGVRGATCYEVTDRNGGMKEVEAGVEENLRFAMAAKSSSLVRGMIGGHAPFTIPDAGLKLMGEAMAETGAGLHLHVAEDKYDVVHSHHKYHLDIVDRLEKFGLLTDNSLLVHGLWLSEAEVEKINAHGTFLAHNGRSNMNNNVGYFKQIQKVDNLVIGTDGCGGNMFEELKIAFFKHKDQGGSWWPADFVTAMGRGNQLVEKYFDGKYGKVAAGYKADLTICDYHAPTPLVADNAATHFVWGMSSNCVESVIINGKLVMENHQFPGLDVQKIYDEAAKVAKRVWDTVNTIAP; encoded by the coding sequence GTGGCTACAACGGTAATTAAACAAACCCGGATCATGCAGACCCAGCCGCCCTTTGAGGTGCAGGAAGGAGTTGACATCGTCATCGTCGATGATGTCATCACCAAGGTAGGCAAGGGTGCAGCAGAGACTATACATGCAGACAAGGTTATCGATGGGAGAGGGAAGACCGTAATTCCCGGCAATGTCTGTTCCCATCACCACTACTACTCAGGGCTCTCCAGAGGCATGCTTGCCTCTGCAGGTCCACAGACTGACTTCATTCAGATTCTGAAGGAGTGGTGGTGGCGTATCGACCGTGCACTTGATGAGGAAGCTTGTTACTACAGTTCCCTGATCAGCTCGATCGACGCCATCGCTAGTGGTACCACCACCTGTATCGACCACCATGCAAGCCCCTCATATATTGCAGGATCCTTGGATACTATTGCCAAGGGAATGGAAGAAGTTGGGGTGCGTGGAGCTACCTGCTATGAAGTCACCGATAGAAATGGTGGAATGAAAGAGGTTGAAGCAGGCGTCGAGGAGAACCTTCGTTTTGCCATGGCCGCCAAGAGCAGTTCCCTGGTTCGTGGAATGATCGGGGGACATGCCCCGTTCACCATCCCTGATGCTGGATTGAAGCTTATGGGAGAGGCAATGGCAGAGACAGGTGCAGGCCTTCATCTCCATGTTGCAGAGGACAAGTACGATGTGGTGCACAGCCACCATAAGTACCATCTGGATATCGTTGACCGATTGGAGAAATTTGGACTTCTGACTGATAACTCTCTCCTTGTTCATGGGCTTTGGCTCAGTGAGGCTGAGGTGGAAAAGATCAACGCTCATGGTACGTTCCTTGCACACAATGGACGCAGCAACATGAACAACAATGTTGGTTACTTCAAGCAGATCCAGAAGGTCGATAATTTGGTCATTGGAACCGATGGCTGTGGTGGAAATATGTTTGAAGAGCTCAAGATTGCATTCTTCAAGCACAAGGATCAGGGTGGTTCCTGGTGGCCCGCAGATTTTGTGACTGCCATGGGCCGTGGAAACCAGTTGGTTGAGAAGTATTTTGACGGGAAGTACGGTAAGGTTGCTGCCGGTTATAAGGCTGATTTGACCATCTGTGACTACCATGCACCAACCCCTCTGGTAGCAGACAATGCTGCAACCCATTTTGTATGGGGCATGAGCAGCAACTGTGTGGAAAGCGTCATCATTAATGGAAAGCTGGTGATGGAAAACCATCAGTTCCCAGGCCTTGATGTACAGAAGATCTATGACGAGGCAGCAAAAGTAGCTAAGCGCGTTTGGGATACAGTAAATACAATCGCTCCGTAA
- a CDS encoding YgeY family selenium metabolism-linked hydrolase, with translation MTIQEQIRAKAAEYRDYTALNLSKMVQTKSYSSQEEDVCRLIVTLCEEAGFDEVYIDGLGSVIGRVGNGPKKIAFDAHIDTVEVGNLKNWDFDPFSGEIKDGKVWGRGSSDQKGGAASMITAGRILKELGYSGEYTAYFTFTVMEEDCDGMCWKYLIEEENFRPDLVVSTEPTTCRLYRGHRGRMEIRVILRGISCHGSAPERGVSAAYKAAKAALAIEQLNKDLKPDAENFLGKGTITVSQMDVKGPSQCAVADYAMLYLDRRLTWGEDADLAISQVREYISKATGDDPESIVVEMPNYEKIGWTKKEYSQELYFPTWKIDADHPLVEAGVAGHEALFGKKPVVDKWTFSTNLVATTGRHKIPAIGFGPGDESQAHAPNEINRVDDLEICAAFYAMLPYSLEK, from the coding sequence ATGACAATTCAAGAACAAATTAGAGCAAAGGCTGCCGAGTATCGTGACTACACGGCATTGAATCTCTCAAAGATGGTTCAGACCAAGAGCTATAGCTCCCAGGAAGAGGATGTATGTCGTCTCATCGTAACCCTTTGTGAAGAAGCTGGCTTTGATGAAGTGTATATCGATGGTTTGGGCTCGGTCATCGGCCGCGTTGGCAATGGTCCCAAGAAGATTGCCTTCGATGCCCATATCGATACTGTTGAGGTTGGAAACCTGAAGAACTGGGATTTCGATCCTTTCAGTGGTGAGATCAAGGACGGAAAGGTCTGGGGACGCGGTTCCAGTGACCAGAAGGGTGGTGCAGCTTCCATGATCACTGCCGGTAGGATCCTGAAGGAGCTCGGCTACAGTGGTGAATATACCGCTTATTTCACCTTCACCGTCATGGAAGAAGACTGTGATGGTATGTGCTGGAAGTACCTCATCGAGGAAGAGAACTTCAGACCCGACCTCGTTGTTTCCACTGAGCCTACAACCTGCCGCCTTTATCGTGGACACCGCGGACGCATGGAGATCAGGGTAATCCTCAGGGGAATTTCCTGTCACGGTAGTGCTCCAGAGCGTGGTGTAAGTGCTGCTTACAAGGCTGCAAAGGCAGCTCTTGCAATCGAGCAGTTGAACAAGGACCTTAAGCCGGATGCAGAGAACTTCCTTGGAAAAGGTACCATCACCGTCAGCCAGATGGATGTAAAGGGACCGAGCCAGTGCGCTGTTGCAGACTATGCAATGCTCTACCTTGACCGCCGTCTTACCTGGGGTGAGGATGCAGACCTTGCAATCTCGCAGGTTCGTGAGTACATCAGCAAGGCAACCGGTGATGATCCAGAGTCAATCGTTGTCGAGATGCCCAACTATGAGAAGATTGGTTGGACCAAGAAGGAGTACTCCCAAGAGCTGTACTTCCCCACCTGGAAGATCGACGCAGATCACCCACTGGTAGAAGCTGGTGTTGCCGGCCATGAGGCTCTCTTTGGAAAGAAGCCCGTAGTTGACAAGTGGACTTTCTCCACCAACTTGGTTGCTACCACTGGTCGTCATAAGATTCCTGCTATTGGTTTTGGCCCTGGTGATGAGTCACAGGCTCACGCACCGAACGAAATCAACCGCGTGGATGACCTTGAGATCTGTGCAGCATTCTATGCAATGCTTCCCTA